In Kryptolebias marmoratus isolate JLee-2015 linkage group LG11, ASM164957v2, whole genome shotgun sequence, the following proteins share a genomic window:
- the znf423 gene encoding zinc finger protein 423 isoform X3 (The sequence of the model RefSeq protein was modified relative to this genomic sequence to represent the inferred CDS: added 278 bases not found in genome assembly) yields MQAHRKNREHLALRSEKDGGKKGAGGEGDLDQDLYMCDYCEETFSQTDELEKHVLTRHPQLSDRADLQCIHCPEIFLDEASLLTHIETQHANRKHKCPVCAEQFTSVEDVYCHLDSHRQPDSNHSAASPDPALGSVASMSSATPDSSASLERGSTPDSTLKPSQAAERGRRREADSADDVGISLGHQGTGGTWAKVTYSCPYCSKRDFHSLAVLEIHLKTIHADKPQQSHTCQLCLETLPTHYNLNEHVRKAHRSSGGTVGTAGAFPLLQFTNVTAFHCNYCPDMFGDINSLQEHIRVSHCLPGGILAGSTTLEGNHAFFCNQCSMGFLTESSLTEHIQQTHCTSATASGGAVAKLESPVLQPASQSFMEVYSCPYCTNSPIFGSLLKLTKHIKENHKNIPLANNKRQAKVADLSPASSDVEISSPKRHRPGGDSTPSVGSNGDYPCNQCDLRFASFEGFQAHLKSHLEMLLRRQSCPQCNKEDFESQEALLQHLTVHYTTTSTQYVCESCDKQFSSVDDLQKHLLDMHTFVLYHCTLCQEVFDSKVSIQVHLAVKHSNEKKLFRCTACAWDFRKEADLQLHVKHNHLGQRSGLPGGLAGLKPRKCIFCGETFGTEVELQCHITTHSKKFTCRFCGKAFHAISLLERHLREKHCIFEGNGGGTGSSGSQNGTPNGLAQTSKRGGGGSGAGGAERATVAAVEQVDLQNLLLKSGVVGGGSSQGGDAANSHEASGGEEELDNSEPMYACDICGAAYTMESLLQNHRLRDHNIRPGEDDAGSRKKKADFIKGNHKCNVCSRTFFSENGLREHAQTHRGPAKHYMCPICGERFPSLLTLTEHKVTHSKSLDTGTCRICKMPLQSEEEFIEHCQMHPDLRNSLTGFRCVVCMQTVTSTLELKIHGTFHMQKLSSSSAPGGAAGGNGGAGGGNGSASSSPNGQLQQHKLYKCAFCLKEFKNKGDLVKLDVNGLPYGLCAACMSRRTNGQSPSQGGAVTPGDSQAEKAMTTLRCPECGVKFESLEDLESHVQSDHPEVSPESSAAGKKTEASPAPKKKTYQCIKCQMTFETEREIQIHVANHMIEEGINHECKLCNQMFDSPAKLLCHLIEHSFEGMGGTFKCPVCFTVFVQANKLQQHIFAVHGQEDKIYDCSQCPQKFFFQTELQNHTLSQHAQ; encoded by the exons ATGCAG GCTCATCGTAAGAACAGGGAGCATCTGGCACTGAGGAGTGAAAAAGATGGCGGAAAGAAAGGAgcgggaggggagggggacCTCGACCAGGATCTGTACATGTGTGATTACTGCGAGGAGACCTTCAGTCAGACCGATGAGTTGGAAAAACACGTCCTGACCCGACACCCCCAGCTGTCGGACCGAGCCGACCTGCAGTGTATTCACTGTCCTGAGATCTTTCTGGACGAGGCTTCGCTGCTGACGCATATAGAAACGCAGCATGCCAACCGAAAACACAA ATGTCCCGTCTGCGCGGAGCAGTTCACCTCTGTGGAAGATGTTTACTGCCACCTCGACAGCCATCGCCAGCCTGACTCCAACCACAGCGCCGCCAGCCCAGATCCTGCCCTGGGAAGCGTGGCCTCCATGAGCTCAGCCACTCCAGACTCCAGCGCCAGCCTGGAGAGAGGCTCCACACCAGACTCGACCCTGAAGCCCAGCCAGGCTGCGGAACGAGGTCGCAGGAGAGAAGCTGATAGTGCGGACGATGTGGGGATCAGCCTGGGCCATCAGG GAACAGGAGGGACCTGGGCCAAAGTGACGTACTCTTGTCCCTACTGCTCCAAGAGAGACTTCCACAGTCTGGCTGTGTTGGAGATCCATCTGAAGACTATCCACGCCGATAAGCCACAACAGAGCCATACCTGTCAGCTGTGCTTGGAAACTCTGCCGACGCACTACAACCTCAATGAGCACGTGCGGAAAGCCCACCGCTCCAGTGGAGGGACTGTAGGTACAGCAGGAGCCTTCCCTCTGCTTCAGTTCACCAATGTCACAGCGTTTCACTGCAACTACTGCCCAGACATGTTCGGAGACATCAACTCCCTGCAAGAGCACATCAGAGTGTCCCACTGCCTGCCTGGAGGCATCCTGGCCGGGTCCACCACGTTAG AGGGGAACCATGCCTTCTTCTGCAACCAGTGTTCAATGGGATTCCTCACCGAGTCGTCTTTGACGGAGCACATTCAGCAGACCCACTGCACCTCAGCTACTGCGTCTGGGGGCGCAGTGGCCAAACTGGAATCTCCTGTTCTCCAGCCTGCATCTCAGTCCTTTATGGAG GTTTACTCCTGCCCTTACTGCACCAACTCTCCTATCTTCGGCTCACTCCTCAAGCTCACCAAACACATAAAGGAGAACCACAAAAATATCCCGCTGGCCAACAACAAACGGCAGGCAAAGGTTGCCGACCTCAGCCCCGCCTCCTCTGATGTCGAGATCTCCTCTCCGAAACGCCACAGACCGGGAGGGGACTCCACCCCATCTGTGGGAAGCAATGGGGATTATCCGTGCAACCAGTGTGACCTACGATTTGCCAGTTTTGAGGGTTTCCAGGCACACCTGAAGTCACACCTGGAGATGCTGCTGAGGCGCCAGTCCTGCCCCCAGTGCAACAAAGAGGACTTTGAATCCCAGGAGGCATTGCTTCAACACCTGACGGTGCACTACACCACCACATCCACACAGTACGTGTGTGAGAGCTGTGATAAACAGTTCTCCTCTGTAGACGACCTGCAGAAACACCTGCTGGACATGCACACCTTTGTCCTGTACCACTGCACACTCTGTCAGGAGGTCTTTGACTCCAAGGTTTCTATCCAG GTGCATTTAGCAGTGAAACACAGCAATGAGAAGAAGCTGTTTCGGTGCACCGCCTGCGCCTGGGACTTCCGAAAGGAGGCAGATCTTCAGCTTCATGTTAAACATAACCActtgggtcaaaggtcaggccTTCCTGGAGGCCTTGCAG GACTCAAACCCAGAAAGTGCATCTTCTGTGGCGAGACGTTTGGAACAGAAGTAGAACTCCAGTGTCACATCACAACACACAGCAAGAAGTTCACGTGTCGCTTCTGTGGCAAAGCTTTCCACGCCATCTCCCTGCTGGAGAGGCACCTGCGTGAAAAACACTGCATCTTTGAGGGAAATGGAGGTGGAACGGGGAGCAGCGGGAGTCAGAATGGGACACCCAATGGGCTTGCTCAGACCTCCAAGCGAGGAGGCGGAGGAAGTGgtgcaggaggagctgaaagagCAACAGTTGCTGCTGTGGAACAGGTGGATTTACAGAACCTTCTGCTGAAGAGTGGAGTGGTTGGGGGAGGATCGTCCCAGGGGGGAGATGCAGCCAACAGCCACGAGGCCAGCGGTGGAGAGGAGGAGCTTGATAATTCAGAGCCGATGTATGCTTGTGATATCTGCGGAGCGGCCTACACCATGGAGTCCCTCCTGCAGAACCACCGACTGCGGGACCACAACATCCGGCCGGGAGAAGATGATGCTG GTTCCAGGAAGAAGAAGGCGGATTTCATTAAAGGAAACCACAAGTGCAATGTGTGTTCCAGGACCTTCTTCTCTGAGAATGGTCTTCGTGAGCACGCTCAGACGCACCGTGGCCCTGCGAAACATTACATGTGTCCGATATGTGGCGAGCGCTTCCCATCTCTGCTGACACTCACCGAACACAAG GTGACCCACAGTAAAAGCCTGGACACAGGAACCTGTCGGATCTGTAAGATGCCCCTGCAGAGCGAGGAGGAGTTCATCGAGCACTGTCAGATGCACCCTGACCTACGAAACTCCCTCACTGGCTTCCGCTGTGTCGTCTGCATGCAGACCGTCACCTCCACCCTGGAGCTGAAAATTCACGGCACCTTCCACATGCAGAAGCTTTCCAGCAGCTCGGCGCCAGGAGGAGCCGCAGGCGGCAACGGAGGAGCGGGCGGGGGGAACGGCTCGGCCTCATCCTCCCCCAATgggcagctgcagcagcacaagCTATATAAATGCGCCTTCTGCTTGAAGGAGTTCAAGAATAAAGGTGATCTGGTGAAACTGGACGTGAACGGGCTGCCGTACGGCCTCTGTGCTGCTTGTATGAGCAG gagAACAAACGGCCAGAGTCCCAGTCAGGGAGGAGCAGTGACGCCTGGAGACTCGCAGGCAGAGAAGGCCATGACCACGCTCAGGTGTCCAGAGTGTGGCGTGAAGTTTGAAAGCCTTGAGGACTTGGAGAGTCACGTCCAGTCGGATCACCCTGAGGTCAGCCCTGAAAGCAGCgcagcaggaaaaaagacaGAGGCTTCACCTGCACCCAAG aAAAAAACCTACCAGTGTATTAAATGCCAAATGACGTTTGAGACAGAAAGGGAGATCCAGATTCACGTTGCCAACCACATGATTG